A segment of the Anabrus simplex isolate iqAnaSimp1 chromosome 11, ASM4041472v1, whole genome shotgun sequence genome:
GACGTATTGAAAATTGACCTAAGATCATTATCATGTAAGTTATTACCGGTTGCTCGTTACTAGACActtgcatatactgtttttctatgtatcataacatctttcggctgtaaataattttataatgtgtcattgtagtgaaaaagtcatgttacttggtcaaTGTTtgaagcttgttttctgatctgtgtcaggacttattaaacctaatgaatcctttaatcattgtgttacAGTAAATGTacaactagacttacaataatggataatagcactaATATTTTAAAAACGAATATAtaggcgatatatcgatattctgaagaccgatatttcaatgacatcgatattttaataccgatgtatcgaaaaaccaatatatcgatattttgaaaagttttgccaccACTAATGCTGTCAGAGAAGTAAAGCAACTGGTCGCAAATTATATTTATATCAACGTACGGGTTTACCATCAATAGTCTGTAAGACATTTCTTGATAAGTCATATCACACGCATTACAATGCAGGGCACAGCAGGTTTTTATTGTTCTGCTCTAATTTTAGTTGCTCATCAAAGTCAGGTAACCAGTGCCACTTTGTTATTGAACCCTGGATTATGAATGTTTACTGGTAATGAGAATTCCTTACTAAATGTATCCACTACTCTGGCAAGTTCACGGAAGCTTTGAACGTTTCTTGAATGACGTATTTAGAATTTTCTTCGATATCCTTTTCACACTAAGGTTCCTTCTTTTGATGAAGTTGGGTTGCACAGTTATGTTTGGTGATACAGAAGAAAGATCTCTACGCCGTCTACCGAGGAACATGGGCATCAGCACTGCCATCGTTGCGGGTAACATTCCTGCCCCTACCGCTGCCAAAACGGCACGACTGTTTACCGGAGGACGCGATTGAGTTATCAGTTGATATGCAGCCGGCCTGGTCACATTCTTGGGTTCAACCTGTGGTATTGGATCTGATAGGATCTGAGGTCGaatttgctgttgttgttgttgtttctggtTATGCTGTTCTTCGTCAACAGACTGGAAAGTACTCTCCACTTCTAACATTCCCCCGTGTGATATTGTTGTGTTGGCAGTACCGTTCAGTGCTGGTAACACTGTGAGTCTCACAGTGCGCCGGGACGTGATAGGAGTTGGGTTGATGGTCAAAGCACGTTGATATATTTTATGTCGGTGGGGCAATGCGTATCCTTTATTACTCGACAGCAATACCCATTCTCCGTCACTTTCCTCGGGGCGGCTTTGATGATGGTGACCAAATCCAGGACGTCTCTCAGGACTAATACTATAATCATAATGAGGAGTGTGTTCGTTTGAGGGCGATGTTTGCCACGAGGGTCTGTGTGTTGACTGATGTTCTGGCCACCGTCCAGGCTTCCCGTCCGTAATAATATCAGAACTGCTCGATGGCTGATTATGTGGTCTATCATAGTCATAGTCATTCGGTCGATTCCATTGAGAGGGAGGTCTTTGTGTTGTAGGAGGACCCCATCTATCGTTTGAAGGTCGTATCCAGTATGAAGGCTTTACAGGTCTATCATACTCTTCGTCACTCGAAGGGTGGTCGTGCGTTGGCTTGTCGTACGTCGGTCTGTCGTAACTTGGCTTATCATACGTCGGTCTGTCGTAACTTGGCTTATCATACGTCGGTCTGTCGTAGCTTGGCTTATCGTACGTTGGTCTGTCGTAACTTGGCCTGTCGTACGTCGGATTATCATAAGTTGGTCGATCATATATTGGCTTGTCAGACGGCCGGTCATAGTCTGGTTTATCAGAAGGATGATCATAATATGGCTTGTCCCAAGAGGATGGCCGCACTGGTTTGTCTGAGTCCCAATCACTAGGACGACTGTCCCATCTACTAGGCGGTCTGTCACTGGTTTTCAGGTTTGAATGCCACTTTGACACTTTGCTGGACGACCAAGGAATTGGATCTAAGGTTACCCATCCTTCTTTGTCATCGAAAGGATGGTTGTGTGCCTGTACAGGAATTTTACTCCATCTAGACTTTCCTTCAGACTCAGCAGATTCAAGGTTTTCGTCTAGGTATAAATTAGCAAGTCTGTTTGTAGCGTCATCATCACTTGCTTGTTTGCTGGAAATTTCACGATCTTGTTCATAAGCTTCCTTTGGAGATGTTCTCACCGTGGCAAAGTCTCTTAGGAATTTATCAATAACATCTGCCGGGTAAGTTTTGAAAGTAGGTTTTGGAGTTGGTTGTTCCACTGCAATAGTCTCACTGCATGACTTGCCGTTTGTGCAGTCTATATTATACTGAGGTATTTTTATTTCGAAAGCTGGCTTTTCTGTTGTTGAACTGACTTGCATATGACGTCTCCATAACGGTGCAGGTGTTGTGGTTGTGGTAGAAGTGGTAGTTGTAGTGAGCGTGCTGAGGTGTTCCCCAATGTTGAATGGTTTCGATGTGATGATGATAGAGTTGCGGAGTGGTTTTCCGACCTCCTGGTAAGGAGCTGGTGCACGGTAGAGTGCCAGAGGCCGATCAGAAGATGAAGTCACGAACTGTAGTGTGGCTGCAGCACTAGCAGTTGACACACAGCTTGTTACATACATAGTCAACAGAGTCGCTGCATGGAGAACATGCGAATATCGAACAGCGTCACCCATCATCCTCGTCTGTCTTCCTTAGGAATAAGCTGAGTTCTTAGGATCTCGACCTCGCAGTCATGTCAGTGTACTCTGAAAAAGACAAGCAAACAGGCAACGTTAATTAAGTAGACCTTTTAATCCTGTACTACCCAGGTACTGTAATAGGAACATTAAGATCCAGATCCTCTCCCGAAGATCTCCATAAACAAAAGACTGTTAAAACTGGTGAAAAGAAAAGTAATATGTGTATGCAGCATATACAGGCTGTATCAGAACGATACCGACAAAAGTATCAGGGATggtcttcgtgttatgttaagaatgacaGTACAATCGGATTGGCTcagaaaattgttttttttttttttctggaaaatgaggttacttttttTTACTtctgggcgcgcgattcaaattgacgaactcgccatatTTGCTATGCCGGAGCACAAGCTTCTGCCGTGGGGAAAGTGGGGTGTATGACAGAAACAGAGATAATACATTTGTATATACTGAGCCACTAGGATTTATTATCCCTGATTtattgtcggtatagttatgatacaccctgtatattcatTAACAATTGGCCACTAGGATATATTTCAATGTACTACCACAAAGCGAAGGATTAAACAGATTAAAGTAAAAATGTTCAACACAGAACATCAcgaaaagaaatatttcaaaatgtatagACGTGTGTACGTGTGCATATACTGTGCCCTTGCATTATATTGGGAACTTCCTCTATGACCAAGTGAAATCCCAATACATTGCCATAAACAAActcaaattattatttatattacacATTTTTTTCTTGAATATAACACACTATAATTATATCACTCGGATCCGGTCTGTAAGGCGTTCGCAGATGTTCACCAAGTTATCTCCCAACCACCTGGGAGATTGTTGGGTTCCAAAGGGCATTTTATTTGAACTCTTGTGCTGAATGATTTTATGGCCAGATGAGTCCGCATTGGCTAATGAAGGGGAGCTTTTGGAGTAAAAGGAAATTCGTGTGATCTGAAAGACCGGTCGTTTTAGAGTCAATGATAATAAAACTAATAGAATTGTTGATCTTTTCACTGagtttgtaaaaaataaaacatttttttctgtTTGTATGGAAAATATAACAGCATAGTGGAAAGATCATAAGTTTTCCTAAATCTGAAAATAAGACTAGTAAGCTGTCTAGTATTTCATTcattaattcaatcaatcaatcaatcaatcaatcaatcaatcaatcaatcaatcaatcaatcaatcaatcaatcaatcaatcaatcaatcaatcaatcaatcaatcaatcaatcaatcaatcaatcaatcaatcaatcaatcaatcaatcaatcaatcaatcaatcaatcaatcaatcaatcaatcaatcaatcaatcaatcactattgatcttcatttagagcagtcgcccagatggcagattccttatctgttgttttcctagccttttcttaaaggaatgcaaagaaatttgaaatttattgaacatctctctcggtaaattattccaattcctaactcgtcttcccataaacgaacatttgctccaattcgtcctcttgaattccaactttatcttcatttgtgatccttcctgcttttaaaaacacctctcaaacttattcgtttactaaaatgtcattccaagccatctctccactgacagctcggaacataccacttggtcaagcagctcgtctcttttctcccgtcTTCTGAGCCCAAACatcacaaaaataaataaacatgcctttgctggcaggatctagtgtttacagtgcactatgtcttctggtatgggctagagtaattttgttacttcattgatctgtctctgtcttatccttggctttgacaatatgaaagtgactgaggtatgaacaatgctagtaatgccattccttgtgcagccagtccctgttatgaatggtgtgaaaacattgctcatagggtcggttggcgcatgcatttcagtgggcttggcagactgatatgtaacagcaatttctgactcggtgaggaaagcaacgggaaactacctcactcctcatttcactagtacgcctctatagtgatgcctagtccatctatgacagctgatggcagagctgttgaggatccaaccagccttagagctgaagactgaacgtacatacatacaaataaataaataacgctacgcttttgtcggaaatcacccagaataaatcgaacagcttttgtttggattttttccagttcttgtatcaagtaatcctggtgagagtcccatagacagaaaccatactctagttagggtcttaccatagactcctcctttacatccttactacaacccctaaacaccctcataaccatgtgcagagatccgtagcctttatttataattccattacttgattaccccaatgaagatctttcctaatattaacacctaggtacttacagcgattcCCGTAAGAAATTTTAACctcatcaaggcagtaattaaaaccgtgaggacttttcctatttgtgaaagtcacaacctgacttttaaccccgtttatcgtcataccattgtctactatccatctcacagcattatttCTTATGATTCATGGACGTTGAGAAATAAGGAGGCGAATAAGATCGATGTTTTATTGGAGAAGGATGCATGGATCGACCACTGCACAAATAACTCCACTCTGAATGAAATTAAAGTTGAAAGAAAACTCTCAGGCCAGATTCAACTCCGTCAACTTAATTGTTTTGGCCATGTAATGAGGAGAGGAGCAGAAAATATGGAAAAGCTGATAATCTAGGGCAAATCTAAGGGAAAGTGGTCATGAGCAAGGGTCTCAACAAGATAACCGCTATATGTGAAACAACAATGAATGATCTAATTAAGCAGGTCAATGGCAGGGAATCATGGAGAAAAATGATCTATGATATCGCAGTGACATCTGCAGGTTAAGATTGAAAAGAGAGATATAGGGAAGAATAtgcgtaatttttatttttaacatcAGTTACGTAATGAATTTACCACTTAAGATTACCATAGTTTGTTAGACTGGTGTCTTCAGTCATTGCAAAATTTTTCACAATATAAATCCTGAAACTGTCACTTTACAAGCAGAAACTACAAACAACAGACAAATTTCATTAAACAAAAATATAGTAATAACTGAAAAAGCACACAAAAAAGTAATTTCAGTTTGTAATGGAAAGAAATTCAGTTCTCACACAGCATTTCTATTCTGCTGGATGTAGAATGTTTTGAAGTAGTTCCTGTTCCCGTAGAACACAATGCAACCAAACACTTGTCATATTTTAGCAAGGAAAACCCTTTTCAACCTGTCGAGAGAAGTTTTCAGCAGAAAATATACACACTGAACAACAAATTCTGTATGAGAACCTTCAGTACGAACATACACAACTGACCATCCAGTGGCGCAGAGAAAACTCGATTGCATACTGTCTGTTCTGCAATTTATAAAAGATGGTAAGTTGTTGCTAGTTAAGTGAAAACGTATACAATTAGCAACCCTAtgcatttacttcttcttcttcttcttcttctgtttaccccccccccccccccccagggtctgtttttccctcggtctcagcgagggatcccacctctactacctcaaggtcagtgttttggagcttcagactctgggtgggggatacaattggggaggatggccagtacctcgcccaggtggcctcacctactatgctgaacagaagccttgcggggggatgggaagattggaagggatagacaagaaagaggggaggaagcggcagtggccttaagttaggtaccatcccggcatttgcctggaggagaagtgggaaaccacggaaaaccacttccaggatggctgaggtgggaatcgaacccacctttactcagctCACCTCCCTGTtctgcctccaggggtggcagctaatgacactaaccactacaccacagaggcggaccttaaacATCAGTTACGTAATGAATTTATCACTTAAGATTACCATAGTTTGTTATACTGGTGTCTTCAGTCATTGCAAAAAAAATTTTCACAATATAAATCCTGAAACTGTCCCTTTACAAGCAACAGACAAATTACATAAaacaaaaagataataataatcacTGAAAAAGTACACAAAAAGTAAGTTCAGTTTGTAATGGAAAGAAATTCAGTTCTCACACAGCTGTTCTTTCTTTCTTGAAGTAGTTCCTGTTCGCGTAGAACACAATGCAACCAAACACTGGTCATATTTCAGCAAGGAAAACCCTTTTCAACCCGTGGAGAGAAGTTTTCAGCAGAAAATATACACActgaacaacaaattctatatgAGAACCTTCAGTACGAACATACACAACTGACCATCCAGTGGTGCTGAGAAAACTCGATTGCATACTGTCTGTTCTGCAATTTATAAAAGATAGTAAGTTTTTGATAGTTAAGTGAGAACGTATAAAATTAGCAACGCTAtacatttacttcttcttctccttcttcgtcttcttcttcttcttttttctctctttaccctccagggttggtttgtccctcggattCAGCTAGGGGTCCCACctctgtcctggagcttcagactctgggtcgggggagggtgaccagtacctcgcccaggcggcctcacctgctatgctgaacaggggccttgcgggatagataaggaagagggaacgaagcggccgtggctttaggttaggtaccatcccggcattttcctggaggagaagtgggaaaccacggaacaccacttacaggatggctgaggtgggaatcgaacccacctctactcagttgacctcccgaggctgagtggaccccgttccagccctcgaactatttttcaaatttcgtggcagagccgggaatcgaacccgagcttccggggatggcagctaatcacactaaccactacaccagagaggaggACTGAAAGGGAATTCCTTAAGTTTATTTATATCCTACAGCCAGAGATACTGAATGTGAAAGTTTGTCGTTTTATCATATACGAATTCTCATAATTCCAAGCCAAAGAATTGGAGAACTTCAACACGGCATCGCTTTGTATATAAAGCAGAAGCAGCTGCCTGCAATGCATGCTTCATCCCCAGTCAGTTTCATGGTCTCTGAACATTTGTTCCGACTGGCTGCATCTGAGAGCTACCTGTTCTTCAAGCCGTGGAGAAATAGTGACTTCATTTGGTCGACGCTCTCACTCGCATGCcagatgtacagtatattatacagCGAAGAGAATGATTCAGGCAATCGGACTACGTGATGTTATGCAATTGTACTGAAAAATGGGAAATTGCACGGGAAAAAGAAGTGAATAAATACCATGTAAACTCCAATGGGAAGCAACGAGTCCCAAATGTAAATCTTACTTAGAAAACAAGTTATACCTACTTTTTCATTGCAGCTTCAAAACGTAAGAACCTCCATTTCAGTTTCCTTCAGTATTAAGACAACGAGTCGTTCGTATTAACATCTAGTACAAATTGTTTAAAAGTCATGTTCgcttttgctttctttctttctttcttactttctttctttctttctttcttaatccgactGTCTacggtcggtttttctctcggactcagcgagggatcccacctctaccgcctcaaggacagtctcCTGGACGTGAGACATAGGgtaggggatacagctgggaaggaggaccagtgctcgcccacgcagcctcacctgctatgctgaattgcggccttgtggcgggatgggaaggttggaagggatagacaagaaatagggaaggaagcggccgtggcctttagttaggtaccatcctggcatttgcctggaggagaagttgggaaactacggaaaaacatttcgaggatggctgaggtgggaatcgaagcctccTCCACTCGCTGACCTCGCGAGTctaagtggacaccgttccagccctcgtatcacttttcaaatttcgtagcagagccgggaatagagcTCAGACCTccgcaaaccactacaccacagaagcggatacAGTCAGCTTttactttttaaataattttctattGCAGGCCTGTATAACTGATCAGGGTAAGAATCTAACTTAACAGCGGTATTTCTTGTTTGTACGGAAGAGGAATGAAATGCTGTTAGGTTACGTAGAATGGATGTTCCGGTTAGTTTCTCTTCTTCTAACTCTTACTTTTATTGAAGTACCAATAAGACGACGTTGTAAAAACACTTGAGAGTTGTTTGCCTTGCTCTACGAAGACAAGCTTGGCTCTTCACCGTACACTTCCTCCAACAGAGGGCGTTGTCCCGGAAACTGCTTgctttattcttgttattattgtaAAGACGGTACTCAGAGTCGCTACAATAGTTTGGCCCGTGAACAGAGGGACATGCTTTCTTTGTATTCAGTTCGTACCACAGACATAGGTTGTCTAGCTGAGGCCGTAAATGTGTACTCGGTTTACTACAAACGatataggttcgattcccgtcaacaCTGTGGTCAAGCCAAACAAGCCAAGGTAACCCCGAAGACAGGTCGaaacctccgcagatgtgtgcctgagccgaagtttacgcacggtagggtgcccagttcctttccgctcctccattcccttactccccaccaacagcgcgtggcaacccatccaaatcttgaccacgcccaatgtcgcttaagggaacctgggacacattttcttattttccacaatttttgagcaatcacgaTGAAATTAATACAGAATATGTAGGActattgtggaaggaatatttcttaatttcaacttaatatccttagtagttcatgagatatgatgtactttgtgtttatgacactcacgaaacaggcaactttcaaaaagttccctgcgggatggatttttgcctgagagtttgaaaacttgtgtaatgattcttccttataatacaaaacaactctaggatggaatttttgattcaccctatgttgctcaattaactcctgtttcaattttttaattttatttcatgtaattttccactaattttctgtacattttgcctcataaaatgagtatgttgaagaagattgcaaaatccatcctacaatttctttgttaggtcacatagaagctacataccgactttggtaaatataggtttagatgtgacccgcatggaacactgcaggttacaaaaaatggtgttttgagttaaatgaattttagttctaaaaccattaaaaattttcataatggcctttccaaatctcttaaaattcacgagcactataactcctaccctcctgtttcttcttggcttccttcctgtgtaccttgaggattttcagttttttcctggctgttttcttttgttgtgtgactgaccgctaactgtaaaattttcttcttccatctctttgtgtggcaagtttgttggatactggtgaaagtttataattccttatagccattttcatttcttgtgttgcactacatcacatgtattctgcaactgcattagaaacagctattccaagtcattttgaggacaaagaggtctcttttgggcactttttccatatacatgcatgaagactttcattgcattttgagtagcccctctacaacatctagacagaagttctgttgatgtcagcctttggtatacaggcacaattttcagcagcattgcagttgtgaatttaactgacattttttgtgggttttgtcCAGTTGcaatactcttgttgtagaagcaccatgattcaggtccttgggagcatttcttatgcttaggatcttcatctgtggaggagtaatggtataggggtgcatatattgcagatttcttATTATCTACTGAGAGAATATttgcacatattgcctgcctataataatttgtgaacttcacaatagttgcttctttcaaacttccaggcgcccttccaccaagtgtagttccttttacattccactctttcaccaaattcctcaaaccagtccccatcctttttgcaacttggttaatgcactcttctttcttcaattgtacatctggtcgATATACTGCTTCATTtaaaaggtggagaaatgtttCGGCATCCCCATTAGAAAGCAgagttgtgtagcgcatgccacattTTTCCACTGATTTAttccataaaatatcagctgcGAATACTTCAGTtgctacagatgatccctcataattcctggagcattccccacatgctttatgaccttccagccatatattatattctggagaatcatcacccagttcatgagcagttacaacacacatgtgacaatatttagataacacatggtaatctattactaatccactcagaatgtcaatcactatgccaatgccatagagagatgtatggccatGCTTGTGTCATGTTCCATCAACTGATACAACAATGCCAAATACTTGTTTAtctacattggatggatctacttcct
Coding sequences within it:
- the LOC136883141 gene encoding uncharacterized protein; translation: MYVTSCVSTASAAATLQFVTSSSDRPLALYRAPAPYQEVGKPLRNSIIITSKPFNIGEHLSTLTTTTTSTTTTTPAPLWRRHMQVSSTTEKPAFEIKIPQYNIDCTNGKSCSETIAVEQPTPKPTFKTYPADVIDKFLRDFATVRTSPKEAYEQDREISSKQASDDDATNRLANLYLDENLESAESEGKSRWSKIPVQAHNHPFDDKEGWVTLDPIPWSSSKVSKWHSNLKTSDRPPSRWDSRPSDWDSDKPVRPYDRPSYDRPTDEEYDRPVKPSYWIRPSNDRWGPPTTQRPPSQWNRPNDYDYDRPHNQPSSSSDIITDGKPGRWPEHQSTHRPSWQTSPSNEHTPHYDYSISPERRPGFGHHHQSRPEESDGEWVLLSSNKGYALPHRHKIYQRALTINPTPITSRRTVRLTVLPALNGTANTTISHGGMLEVESTFQSVDEEQHNQKQQQQQQIRPQILSDPIPQVEPKNVTRPAAYQLITQSRPPVNSRAVLAAVGAGMLPATMAVLMPMFLGRRRRDLSSVSPNITVQPNFIKRRNLSVKRISKKILNTSFKKRSKLP